Below is a genomic region from Leifsonia sp. Root112D2.
GCAGCAGGCGAAGCGGATGCTCGAGGAGGCTCGCGAGAGCGTCGCGGCCTCGCTCGGCTGCGACCCCATCGAGGTGGTGTTCACCTCGGGCGGTACCGAGGCCATCAATCTCGCCATCAAGGGCCTGTACTGGGCGCGCAAGCCTCGCCCGCGCATCCTCGTTCCCGGCGGCGAGCATCACGCCACGATCGACACGGTCGAATGGCTCGTCGGTGCCGAGAACGCGGCGGCCGAATGGCTGCCGCTTGACGCCGAGGCGCGCATCCGTCTCGACGTGGCGAGGGCCGCGCTCGAGAACGACCCTGCCTCGATCGCTCTGCTCACCCTGCTGTGGGCCAACAACGAGGTGGGCACGATCCAGTCGGTCGCGTCGCTCGCCGCGCTCGCGGCCGAGCACGGGGTTCCGATGCACGTCGATGCGGTGGCCGCATATGGGCACCTCGCCATTGACTTCGCCGAACTGCGCGCCCACACCGGCAGCGGCACGGCCGGACTGGTCGCGCTGAGCGTCTCCGCGCATAAGATCGGCGGCCCCGTGGGCATCGGCGCGCTGGTACTCAGCCGACAGGCATCCGTCGTTCCGCTCGTGCACGGGGGCGGGCAGCAGCGTGACGTGCGTTCGGGAACGCAGGATCTCGCTGCCGCGGTGTCATTCGCGGTTGCCGCGCAGCACGCATCCGCTCGCCGCGTTCAGGAGTCGCACCGGCTCGCTCGGCTGCGCGATCGCCTGATCGCCGGAGTGCACGCCGCGGTACCGGACGCCCGCCTCAGCGGCCCCGCGGTCCCTGAGGCTGCCGAGGGGCCTGCCGCCGAGCGCCTGCCGATGAACGCGCACTTCACCTTCCCCGGCGCACAGGGCGACTCGCTGCTGTTCCTGCTCGACGCATCCGGGGTCTCGGTGTCAACGGGGTCGGCCTGCCAGGCCGGCATACCCGAACCGTCACACGTGGTGCTGGCGATGGGTCGCAGCGAGGCGGATGCGCGCGGCGCCCTGCGCATCACCCTCGGCCACACCACCACCGACGCGGATGTCGATGCCTTCCTCGCGGCGCTGCCCGCCGCCTACGCGCAGGCCTCTCGCGCAGGACTCGCCGACCGCACAACCCGCCTCGGCGCCCGCTGAGCTTGGCTTGCGCGGGCGGCCTTTCACCTGTAATGTAAAACTTACAGGTGCAAGATGAAAGTCGAAGGAGTGCAATGAACGCGACACAGCTCATTGCGCGCCTCGCGGCTATCGCCAACCCGCATCGCTTCCGCATCATCGCCACGCTGGCCGGCGAGACGCTGCACGTCAGCGAACTCGCACGGCGGCTCGGCATGTCGCGGGCGCTGCTGTACATGCATCTGCAACGGCTGGAGGAGGAGGGCTACGTGAGCGGTCATCTCGAGCTCTCCGACGACGGCAAGGCCATGAAGTACTTCGAGGTCGTCGATTTCGACCTCACCCTTGACGTGCCCGCGATAGTCGCGGCCGTCGCATCCGACACAGAAAGTGGGCAGTGACATGCAGTGGTGGGGTTTTATTTGGGTCCTCGTGCCCGTCGCCGGCATCGTGGGCTGGGCAATCAGGGAGAACGCGAAATACCGGGCCCAGGGCCGTTCTGCCGACTTGGCAGGAACATCCGAACTGAAGTCCGTCGTCGAGCAGAACACGGCCGTCAACAAGCAGTTGCTCGAGAAGCTCGACAGCCTCGAGGGCCGGCTCGCCAGCGTGGAGAAGACGCTGAACGACATCCCGTAGTGCGTGCGCGTTTACACTTGACCGGTGAAGGTTTTAGCGGCGATGAGTGGGGGAGTCGACTCCGCGGTGGCGGCGGCGCGCGCCGTCGAAGCGGGTCACGACGTGGTTGGTGTGCACTTGGCGCTCAGCAGGATGCCGGGAACGTTGCGCACCGGCAGTCGCGGCTGTTGCACCATCGAAGACTCCATGGATGCCCAGCGTGCCGCCAACCTCATCGGCATCCCGTACTACGTGTGGGACTTCTCCGAGCGCTTCAAGCTCGACGTCGTCGACGACTTCATCGCCGAATACTCGGCCGGCCGCACGCCCAACCCCTGCATGCGCTGCAACGAGAAGATCAAGTTCGCCGCGCTGCTGGAGAAGGCGCTCGACCTGGGCTTCGATGCCGTCTGCACCGGCCACTACGCGAGCATCGTGACGGATGCCGACGGCAACCGTGAACTGCACCGCGCGAGCGCGTGGGCCAAAGACCAGTCCTATGTGCTCGGCGTGCTCACGGCCGAGCAGATCGCCCACTCGATGTTCCCGCTCGGTGCCACCCCGTCCAAGGCCGAGGTGCGCGCCGAGGCCGCCGAGCGCGGCTTCAGCGTGGCGAGCAAGCCCGATTCGCACGACATCTGCTTCATTCCGGATGGCGACACCCGCGGCTGGCTCGCCGAGCGCGTCGGAGCCGAGACCGGAGACATCCTGGACCGTACGGGAAACAAGATCGGCGAGCACGAGGGCGCGCACGCGTTCACTGTCGGCCAGCGTCGCGGCCTGCAGATCGGCATGCCCGCCGATGACGGCAAGCCCCGTTTCGTGCTCGAGGTGCGCCCGGTGACGAACACCGTGGTCGTCGGCCCCAAGGAAGCACTCGACATCGCGCAGATCGCTGGCTCGCGCTTTACCTGGGCAGGGCAGGCGCCCGAGCATCCGGATGTGGCCTTCGACTGCGAGGTGCAGATTCGCGCCCATGCAGACCCTGTTCCTGCCGTTGCCGTCGTCGAGAACGGCGAGCTGGTGATCACCCCGACGACGCCGCTCAACGGTGTCGCGCCCGGCCAGACAGCCGTCATCTACATCGGCACGCGCGTGCTGGGCCAGACCACTATCGATCGCACGATCAGCGCGGTTCCCGTCGGCTGAAAAGCCGCGTGAATGTCGGCGGCTCTGCCTATGCTTGGTGCGTGGCGAATGAGACGGCAACCGAAGAACTGAGTCTCGAGCAGGCGGCCGGGCAGGCAGGCGAGCTCACCGAGCGCATCCTCGCGGCGCGTGACGCCTACTACGACCGAGATGCAGCGATCTACTCCGACCAGGAGTACGACGGCTTCATTCATCGGCTCGAAGAACTCGAGCGGCTCTTCCCCGAACTGCAGAGTCAGGACAGTCCCACCCAGACCGTCGGCGGTCGGGCCGAGACGACGCTGTTCGACCCCGTCACGCACGCCGAGCGCATGCTCAGTCTCGACAACGTCTTCTCCATTGAGGAGTTCGAGGCGTGGGCGGCCAAGACCGAGCGCGATTCGAATCGGCACGTCGACTATCTCTGCGAACTGAAGATCGACGGTCTGGCCATCAACCTGCGTTACGAGAGCGGAGTTCTTGTCAGCGCCGCGACCCGTGGCGATGGTGTGGTCGGCGAAGACGTGACCGACAACATCCGCTCCGTGAAGTCGATTCCGACCCGGCTGAAGGGCACCGGGCATCCGTCGATCGTCGAGGTGCGCGGCGAGGTCTTTTTCGAGGTCGAGACCTTCCGTAGGCTCAACGCCATGCAGGCCGAGGAAGGCGAGCGTATTTTTGCCAACCCCCGCAATGCCGCGTCGGGAAGCCTGCGACAGGTTCGCGAGAACAAGAGCCAGGCGCAACTCGACCGCATGTACCGCAGGCTCGAGGGGCTGTCGATGCTCGTGCACGGCATCGGTGCCTGGGCCAACCCACCGGTGGCGAGCCAGTCGGGCACGTACGAACTGCTCAAGACCTGGGGGCTGCCCACCTCGACGCATTATCGCGTCGTCGATTCCGCACGCAAGGCATCCGAGTTCATCGAATACTTCGGCGAGCATCGCGGCAGCGTCGAGCACGAGATCGACGGAATCGTCGTCAAGGTCGATGAGCTCGAGCTGCACGATGAGCTCGGCGCCACCAGCCGCGCGCCGCGCTGGGCAATTGCCTATAAGTACCCGCCGGAACAAGTGAACACGAAGCTGCTCGACATCGTCGTGAGCGTGGGGCGCACCGGGCGTGCCACGCCGTTCGCCGTCATGGAGAAGGTGCGGGTGGCCGGCAGTGAGGTGCGTCAGGCCACGTTGCACAACCAGGATGTGGTCAAGGCGAAGGGCGTGCTCATCGGCGACACCGTCGTGCTGCGCAAGGCCGGCGACGTGATTCCCGAGGTGCTCGGGCCGGTGGTGGAGTTGCGCGACGGCAGCGAGCGCGAGTTCGTGATGCCCGCAAACTGTCCGGAGTGTGGCACGCCGCTGAAGCCCGCGAAAGAGGGAGACATCGACCTGCGCTGCCCGAATGCGAAGAGCTGCCCCGCCCAGGTTCGCGGTCGCGTCGAACACATCGGCTCGCGCGGTGCGCTCGATATCGAGGCGCTCGGTGAGGTGTCAGCGGCGGCACTGACGCAGCCGCTCGTGCCCGAGGTGCCGCCGCTGGTGACCGAGGCCGGGTTGTTCGCCCTCACTATCGACGATCTCGTGGGCATCGAGGTGATCGTCAAGGACGCTGAGACGGGTCTTGAGCGGCTTGACGATGACGGCGAGGCCCGTCGGCGTGCGCCGTTCCAGCGGGTGACGCTCGAGTATCCACCGGAGGCCGACGGCCTCGATGCCGCGCAACGCCGCAAAGCGGGGCTCAGAAAGAACGTTCGCGTTGTGCACCCTTCGGCGCAGGCGGAGACCCTGCTGCGAGAACTCGAACTCGCCAAGACCAAGCCTCTCGCGCGTATTCTCGTCGCGCTCAACATTCGCCACGTCGGGCCCGTTGCCGCTCGAGCCCTGGCCAGCTATTTCGGCTCGCTCGACGCCATCCGTGCCGCGAGCCGTGAGCAGCTCGCCGAGGTCGATGGAGTCGGCGGCATCATTGCCGACGCCCTCATCGACTGGTTCACCGTGGACTGGCATCTCGAGATCGTGGACCGCTGGACGGCGGCCGGCGTGCAGTTCGCGACCCCGGGGCATCCGGGGCCGGGCGCTGCGGCTGCCGCAGGCGGCGTGCTGGCCGGGCTCACCGTTGTCGCCACAGGGTCTCTCGAAGGTTTCACCCGTGAGGGCGCACAGGAGGCGATAGTGGCTGCCGGAGGAAAGGCCGCATCGAGCGTCTCGAAGAACACCGATTTCGTCGCCGCCGGTCCCGGCGCCGGTTCCAAGCTCGCCAAGGCCGAGCAGCTCGGTATTCCGCTGCTCGATGCAGACGGATTCCGCCGACTTCTCGAAGGGGGTCCCGACGCCGTGCGCGACACGAAACCCCGGTGAACAGCGGTTTTCGTACCCCGAAGAGGGGGTGGAACGTCATGAATATCCCTCGCTTTAGGGCGGTAGTATCTAAAGCGTGCACGCTCCTCGGAGCGGGCAGCGATAATGCACTGCTCGTCGCTCTCGGAGGGACTCGGTCGGAGTGCTGGTCGGCGTTGCGGCAATACTCGCAGTGACCTCCGTTTTAGGAGGCGTTGGCGAGGTCGGTGTCGTGCCCGGAACATCCGACATTCCGCACGCTGTGGCCATCTCGCTCGCTGATGCGCCGACCGCGGGCAGCGGCGATTCGGTCTTCGGCACCAAGACCATGCTCGGCATTCTCAGCCAACTCGACCCCGCACGTATCTCGCAATACGTTCAGGGGCATTCGGATGCCGTCAGCACGCTGCTGGTGAATCCTCCGGCCGCCGCGAAGGTGGGGGCGGGATGGGCGGCGCTCGGCGCGCGCGAGAAAGACGCGCTCGTGAACGGCGCGCCCGGACTCATCGGAAACCTCGATGGTGTGCCGTTCTCCGTGCGCAACCGGGCCAACACGCTGGAGCTGAATCGCACGATCTCCGACATGGAGACGCAGCTCAAGGGCCACCTCGGCAAGGGGGTTCGGTTGCAGATGCAGCGCAGCCTTCAGACGCTGCGCAGCGTGCAGAAGGCCGCAACGACGCCCGCAGGTGGCGCCAGCCGGTCCCTGGTGATTCTCGATGTCAGTGGTGAGACGCGGGCCGCCATCGCCGTCGGCGACCTCGCTACAGCGCGGTTCGTCAGCTATCTCGTTCCGGGCATGTACTTCTCGGTCGAAGAGCAGGTCGTCGATTGGGCGAAGACGGCCGACACCCTCTACGCCGAGCAGAAGCAGTGGCTGCGTCGCTCCTTCGGATGCCGGGCGTGCGCGGGAACGCCGGGCGTCGCGACGGTCGCCTGGATCGGCTACCAGACCCCGCAGTTGCTCAACGTGGGCGGTTTGCAGCTCGCAACCGAGGGGTCGGACTATCTCGAACACGCGCTCGACGGCATCCGGGCGCTGCGTAGCGGCGACGAGCCCTATGTCACGATTATGGCGCATTCCTACGGCTCAACGGCGGCGCTGATGGCGCTGGAGCGGCACACCGTGGCCGTCGACGCACTGGCGTTGCTCGGTTCTCCGGGCAGCGACGCGCAATCCGTCGCCGATCTGAATGTCGCGAACAACAACGTGTATGTCGGCCAGGCGGGGTTCGATCCGGTCGTGCACACGGCCTTCTTTGGCAGCGACCCGGGATCGGCCTCCTACGGCGCCATTCCGATGGGCGTCAACGGCACGATTGACCCCTTCGGCGGCGGCGAGCTCGGCGCGTCCACGGGGCACAACGGCTATTTCGAGGCAGGCAGCGAATCGATGCGCAATCTTGCCCTGATCGGCATCGGGCAGGGCTCACTCGTGGCCTCCGGTACCGACACCACCACGCAATTGGCCGACGGCAAACGCTAGCGCGGCCAGCGGTGCGCATCACGCGAATAGAATTGAAGGCATCCACCCTCGCACTACACGACGGAGAAGCATGCCCGACATCAGCGCGGAGCAGGTTGCGCACCTGGCCGGCCTCGCACGAATCGACCTGAGTGCCGAAGAAATCCAATCCTTGACCACGGAACTCGGCCAGATCGTCGAATCCGTCGCCAAGGTGAGCGA
It encodes:
- a CDS encoding alpha/beta hydrolase codes for the protein MPGTSDIPHAVAISLADAPTAGSGDSVFGTKTMLGILSQLDPARISQYVQGHSDAVSTLLVNPPAAAKVGAGWAALGAREKDALVNGAPGLIGNLDGVPFSVRNRANTLELNRTISDMETQLKGHLGKGVRLQMQRSLQTLRSVQKAATTPAGGASRSLVILDVSGETRAAIAVGDLATARFVSYLVPGMYFSVEEQVVDWAKTADTLYAEQKQWLRRSFGCRACAGTPGVATVAWIGYQTPQLLNVGGLQLATEGSDYLEHALDGIRALRSGDEPYVTIMAHSYGSTAALMALERHTVAVDALALLGSPGSDAQSVADLNVANNNVYVGQAGFDPVVHTAFFGSDPGSASYGAIPMGVNGTIDPFGGGELGASTGHNGYFEAGSESMRNLALIGIGQGSLVASGTDTTTQLADGKR
- the mnmA gene encoding tRNA 2-thiouridine(34) synthase MnmA produces the protein MKVLAAMSGGVDSAVAAARAVEAGHDVVGVHLALSRMPGTLRTGSRGCCTIEDSMDAQRAANLIGIPYYVWDFSERFKLDVVDDFIAEYSAGRTPNPCMRCNEKIKFAALLEKALDLGFDAVCTGHYASIVTDADGNRELHRASAWAKDQSYVLGVLTAEQIAHSMFPLGATPSKAEVRAEAAERGFSVASKPDSHDICFIPDGDTRGWLAERVGAETGDILDRTGNKIGEHEGAHAFTVGQRRGLQIGMPADDGKPRFVLEVRPVTNTVVVGPKEALDIAQIAGSRFTWAGQAPEHPDVAFDCEVQIRAHADPVPAVAVVENGELVITPTTPLNGVAPGQTAVIYIGTRVLGQTTIDRTISAVPVG
- a CDS encoding cysteine desulfurase family protein, which gives rise to MQVYLDHAATTPMLPEAIAAYAEAMAVVGNPSSIHSQGQQAKRMLEEARESVAASLGCDPIEVVFTSGGTEAINLAIKGLYWARKPRPRILVPGGEHHATIDTVEWLVGAENAAAEWLPLDAEARIRLDVARAALENDPASIALLTLLWANNEVGTIQSVASLAALAAEHGVPMHVDAVAAYGHLAIDFAELRAHTGSGTAGLVALSVSAHKIGGPVGIGALVLSRQASVVPLVHGGGQQRDVRSGTQDLAAAVSFAVAAQHASARRVQESHRLARLRDRLIAGVHAAVPDARLSGPAVPEAAEGPAAERLPMNAHFTFPGAQGDSLLFLLDASGVSVSTGSACQAGIPEPSHVVLAMGRSEADARGALRITLGHTTTDADVDAFLAALPAAYAQASRAGLADRTTRLGAR
- the ligA gene encoding NAD-dependent DNA ligase LigA — encoded protein: MANETATEELSLEQAAGQAGELTERILAARDAYYDRDAAIYSDQEYDGFIHRLEELERLFPELQSQDSPTQTVGGRAETTLFDPVTHAERMLSLDNVFSIEEFEAWAAKTERDSNRHVDYLCELKIDGLAINLRYESGVLVSAATRGDGVVGEDVTDNIRSVKSIPTRLKGTGHPSIVEVRGEVFFEVETFRRLNAMQAEEGERIFANPRNAASGSLRQVRENKSQAQLDRMYRRLEGLSMLVHGIGAWANPPVASQSGTYELLKTWGLPTSTHYRVVDSARKASEFIEYFGEHRGSVEHEIDGIVVKVDELELHDELGATSRAPRWAIAYKYPPEQVNTKLLDIVVSVGRTGRATPFAVMEKVRVAGSEVRQATLHNQDVVKAKGVLIGDTVVLRKAGDVIPEVLGPVVELRDGSEREFVMPANCPECGTPLKPAKEGDIDLRCPNAKSCPAQVRGRVEHIGSRGALDIEALGEVSAAALTQPLVPEVPPLVTEAGLFALTIDDLVGIEVIVKDAETGLERLDDDGEARRRAPFQRVTLEYPPEADGLDAAQRRKAGLRKNVRVVHPSAQAETLLRELELAKTKPLARILVALNIRHVGPVAARALASYFGSLDAIRAASREQLAEVDGVGGIIADALIDWFTVDWHLEIVDRWTAAGVQFATPGHPGPGAAAAAGGVLAGLTVVATGSLEGFTREGAQEAIVAAGGKAASSVSKNTDFVAAGPGAGSKLAKAEQLGIPLLDADGFRRLLEGGPDAVRDTKPR
- a CDS encoding ArsR/SmtB family transcription factor encodes the protein MNATQLIARLAAIANPHRFRIIATLAGETLHVSELARRLGMSRALLYMHLQRLEEEGYVSGHLELSDDGKAMKYFEVVDFDLTLDVPAIVAAVASDTESGQ